A genome region from Triticum aestivum cultivar Chinese Spring chromosome 2B, IWGSC CS RefSeq v2.1, whole genome shotgun sequence includes the following:
- the LOC123041580 gene encoding uncharacterized protein, which yields MMRRGREMVQGPRCVALLLLVCMAALVASDTTDGLLPNGNFEEAPDRSQMDGTRVTGRYAIPRWEACGCVEYICSGQKQGDMVLPVPEGAYAVRLGNDASVQQQLSVTPGTHYAITFSAVRTCAQTEKLNVTVAAESGELPIQTVYSSSGWDSYCWAFEAKDSVVSLTVHNPGYDEDAACGPLVDSFAIRTLLPPQQSNYNMLKNGGFEEGPYICPSTSCGVMVPPMDEDRYSPLSPWVIMSSTKSVRYVDAAHYAVPQGARAVQLVFGAESALVQEVCTVPGLSYKMEFSVGDAADGCMGSLAVDAYAGSGRVTVPYESKGTGGFTRGVLEFTATEDRTRVVFVSASYNMKSDGTVCGPVVDDASLVCAQSHARRLLL from the exons ATGATGAGGAGGGGAAGAGAGATGGTGCAAGGTCCCCGTTGCGTCGCGTTGCTCCTGCTCGTCTGCATGGCTGCTCTCGTGGCCTCGGACACCACCGACG GCCTCCTGCCGAACGGCAACTTCGAGGAAGCGCCGGACAGGTCGCAGATGGACGGGACAAGGGTGACGGGCCGCTACGCGATACCGCGGTGGGAGGCCTGTGGGTGCGTGGAGTACATCTGCTCGGGCCAGAAGCAGGGGGACATGGTCCTGCCGGTCCCGGAGGGCGCCTACGCTGTGCGGCTGGGCAACGACGCctccgtccagcagcagctcaGCGTGACGCCGGGGACGCACTACGCGATCACCTTCAGCGCGGTGCGCACGTGCGCTCAGACCGAGAAGCTGAACGTGACGGTCGCGGCCGAGTCCGGCGAGCTCCCCATCCAGACGGTGTACAGCAGCAGCGGCTGGGATTCCTACTGCTGGGCGTTCGAGGCCAAGGACAGCGTCGTGTCGCTCACCGTCCATAACCCTGGATACGATGAAGACGCCGCCTGCGGCCCCCTCGTCGACTCCTTCGCCATCAGGACTCTCCTGCCACCCCAACAAAGCAACT ATAACATGCTGAAGAACGGGGGCTTCGAGGAGGGCCCGTACATCTGCCCCAGCACGTCGTGCGGGGTGATGGTGCCGCCCATGGACGAGGACAGGTACTCCCCGCTGTCGCCGTGGGTGATCATGTCGTCGACCAAGTCCGTCAGGTACGTGGACGCGGCGCACTACGCGGTGCCGCAGGGCGCCCGGGCCGTGCAGCTGGTGTTCGGCGCGGAGAGCGCGCTGGTGCAGGAGGTGTGCACCGTGCCAGGGCTGTCGTACAAGATGGAGTTCTCGGTCGGGGATGCGGCCGACGGGTGCATGGGCTCCCTGGCCGTCGATGCCTACGCGGGAAGCGGGAGGGTGACGGTCCCGTATGAATCCAAGGGCACGGGCGGGTTCACGCGCGGCGTGCTCGAGTTCACGGCGACGGAGGACCGGACGCGGGTGGTGTTCGTCAGCGCGAGCTACAACATGAAGTCCGACGGCACGGTCTGCGGGCCTGTCGTCGACGACGCCTCGCTCGTCTGCGCGCAGAGCCATGCTCGCCGGCTGCTTCTGTGA
- the LOC123041581 gene encoding uncharacterized protein: MGMGMQCRCMTLLVLVGVAARAVSAVTDGLLPNGNFKDGPAKSQLNGTVVMGRHSIPNWEISGFVEYIQSGHQQGGMIVAVPEGASAVRLGNDASIRQNIGVTRRAYYSITFSAARTCAQAEKLNVSVAADSGVLPVQTVYSSGGWDSYSWAFRAKHSAVWLTIHNPGVEEDPACGPVIDAIAIKTLQPPTKTKGNMLRNGDFEDGPYIFPDCPWGVLVPPMDEDNCSPLPGWMIMSSTKVVKYVDAPRYRVPHGARAVELVAGRETALVQEVATVAGRSYRLQFYVGDAANGCKESMVVEAFVAAANLKVQYQSQGTGGYRRAILDFVAVGNLTRVVFQSLHHHMKVDGTLCGPVVDDMSLVSVRKRAARRLFM, encoded by the exons ATGGGCATGGGAATGCAGTGCCGGTGCATGACACTGCTCGTGCTCGTCGGCGTTGCTGCTCGAGCGGTTTCGGCCGTCACGGACG GCCTACTACCGAACGGTAACTTCAAGGACGGGCCAGCCAAGTCCCAGCTGAACGGCACGGTGGTGATGGGGCGCCACTCCATACCCAACTGGGAGATCTCGGGGTTCGTCGAGTACATCCAGTCGGGGCACCAGCAGGGTGGCATGATCGTGGCGGTGCCGGAGGGCGCCAGCGCCGTGCGCCTGGGCAACGACGCGTCCATTCGGCAGAACATCGGAGTCACGCGGCGGGCCTACTACTCCATCACCTTCAGCGCGGCGCGCACCTGCGCTCAAGCCGAGAAGCTCAACGTGTCCGTCGCCGCGGATTCCGGCGTGCTCCCCGTCCAGACCGTGTACAGCAGCGGCGGCTGGGATTCCTACTCATGGGCCTTCAGGGCCAAGCATAGCGCCGTGTGGCTCACCATCCACAACCCCGGCGTCGAGGAGGACCCGGCATGCGGCCCCGTCATTGACGCCATCGCCATCAAGACCCTCCAGCCTCCCACGAAAACCAAAG GCAATATGCTCAGGAATGGCGACTTTGAGGACGGACCGTACATCTTCCCGGACTGCCCGTGGGGGGTTCTGGTGCCGCCGATGGACGAGGACAACTGCTCGCCGTTGCCGGGGTGGATGATCATGTCGAGCACCAAGGTCGTCAAGTACGTGGACGCGCCGAGGTACAGGGTGCCGCACGGCGCGCGGGCCGTCGAGCTGGTGGCCGGAAGGGAGACGGCGCTGGTGCAGGAGGTGGCGACCGTGGCCGGGCGATCGTACAGGCTGCAGTTCTACGTCGGGGACGCGGCCAACGGGTGCAAGGAGTCCATGGTCGTGGAGGCCTTTGTGGCGGCGGCGAACCTGAAAGTGCAGTACCAGTCCCAGGGCACAGGCGGGTACAGGCGCGCCATACTCGATTTCGTGGCGGTGGGGAACCTCACGCGTGTGGTGTTCCAGAGCCTTCACCACCACATGAAG